TGCCAGAAGTCTGTGAGACAAAGGAAGTTCCAGTTGCTGAAGCAGTTGACAAGGATTTGGTCATATCAGCCGAGTCTGTGCCTGTGGTCTCCAGCAAAACAAAATCCACCTCGGGCATCATCCTCATGATGGCCTCGAGTTCTCGGACGATCTCTGACATGGAAGGTCTGTCATCAGTCTCGTCCTGACAGCACTTGGTTGCTAGCAAGAGGAACCTGTTGATGCAGTCTGGAGGACACAGCCCCATCCGGCTGTCAACGATTTCAGAAATATCGCCTGATTGGTACGCTTTGTTTACCTATAACATGCAAAATGTAGTTCTTTCAGTAGACTGTTGGTGTTCCACTCAAATTCATGTATACTGAATATTGTTGTCATTTTCTCTGCAGAAACGTATGAATCCACTGGTATCCACTCATTATAAGGTAACCACAGATAGCACTATAGCACAACCATATTTATGCTTATATAGATTTCCAAAAGTTAGCTAAAACTACAGTTTGAAGTGATTGTTTACCTCTCTCACTATGTTTTTACCATGCTCAATTGGCTTCATCCCAGTCAGCATTTCAAGAAACACAACGCCAAGGCTATACACGTCACTCTTGTCCGTCAATTTATGAGTCAGGAAGTATTCTGGATCAAGATACCCCTGCCAAAAAGAAAGGAAACATTACTGCTCTGCAAGAAAGCAAGGCAACTGTAATATCTCCGGTGTAACTAATGCTTACCGGTGTGCCTTTAACAACAGTGGAAACATGACCTGCTAATGTCCCTTCAATATCTGGCACCGGAGCAAGCCTCGAAAGACCAAAGTCAGCCACCTTGGCAACAAATTTTGAGTCCAACAGAATGTTACTGGCCTTCACATCACGGTGAAATATAGGAGGGTTTGCATCAGTGTGTAGATACAGAATTCCCTTGGAAGCACCCAATGCAATGTGCAACCTCAAACCAAAGCCAGGAGATCGTTTGGACTTGGCTAGGATTGAAGAAAAAGAATGTAACATAAGGCAAGGCGCTGAATGTCGGAAAACATTTTGAACAAGTCAAATTATCCAGTTCTACACACTAAACTTTCAAGAGTTTCGAAGCATAATTAACTGGCACAAACACATCTATAAGTAAGATTCCTGAAACTGATGAGTGTATAGATGATCTGGAAAATAAGAGCCCTTGCCCAGTTTGGGTGGGAGGCCAGGATTCGCCAACTAGGCCTACAGAATCCATGTAGTATTGAAAATAAAAATGTAACAGAAGTGAATAAAATTGGACAATATGGGCTCTCCGTGTACTTACAAGAAAGATGATCGCGTAAAGTGCCGTTTGGCATGAACTCATAAACTAGCATCTGCAAAACACATTTCACATGACAGCATGAGTACCGCAAGTTAATAGGCATGTTCTTCAGTGTAGCATAAAGCTCATCTGCTTATCTGTAtgaatttgaaaaaaaaatcatataTATATTAGTAGTTCAAACAAAGTAGATGTACctgttcatcttcttcatcacaATAACCAACTAATGAAACCAGATTCCGATGATGCAATCTGGATAACAACTCTATTTCTGTGCAGAACTCCTTTGAACCTTGCAGAGAATCCTCATGTGCCCGTTTGATTGCTACAATTTCTCCATCATCTAGAGTCCCTCTATAGACCTTTCCATAACCTCCTTGACCAACTTGAGCTAGTATATCAAAGTTATTGGTGGCCCTAGCCATTTCTTCAAATTTGAAGCACCTCACACCATCAATTTTGACAGAAAATCTTGACACTGCAAATGGCAATGTGATACAAATCTTCAGGTGCTAACTCTTTAACAAGATGTCTACTAGCAACGTTTATTTGCTGAACCATCTTATTGCTTGCAAAAGGTATATAATGACTTACATGATCGTCTTGAAACTGTTCTACTTCTATGTCTTGAACGCCTTCTCATTATAAGAATAGTAGCTACTGTAGAAAGTGCAAACGCGACAACTATTGTGCTTGCCAGGATACCACCCATCGCAGCCTTGCTCACACCTGATGAAGCTGCATTTGGGTACTCTGCAAAAAACGTGTCACACAAAATACATGTTACTACTAACTGATGGGAGTAACTGACCATAGTACAGTGAGGCCATAGAACTGAATGAATCACGAGTCAAATAATTATGTTTGCAATTTAATTAGCTTCAAAGTGAGCATACCATCTGCATAGGAACCAAGCGTGAAGTTGAGAAGCTCATATGGACCAAACAGATCTAGAAGAGTAATTTCCCATCCGGCAAGTACATGTCTGAGTCGCACAACCTCGGACATATTGAACAAACTTGTATTGCTTGGAAATAATTTCAGATGCATGTTGAGCCTTGGGCCCACCTCCCATATGTAATGCTCAATATGCAGCTGGTAAACAAACAGTTCCAATAAAGATGTTACGTCGGCCCCAAAGGCACCTTCATATGGATAGAAGTCTGTGATTCCCGGACTCTTCAGTCGAAGTCCAACTCCAAGTGGCACGGCACAAAAACAAGGTATAGGAGATGACGGGTtgtactcataatttttatccgttGGGCAAGGCGAACAATTTAAGCTAGTGCCCTGTATCTGTTTAGAAGTTTGCTGGTTTGCTGACCGGGGTTGACAAAAGTTGTCTATTGGAGTTCCACTAGAATTCCCACATACAGGGTTTCCACTCAACCTACACAAattgacagcagtagtgattactaTCCATTACATGTTTACAGTGAAATATAATTCCTCTACACACAAACTATCAATATGTTTATGTACGAATGCAAATTGCTAATGCATTGCATATATGAATGTGAGCGTACATTACAGTAACATTTTGGGGAGGATTAAATGCAGCTGGAATTGTCTTCAGAGAATTATTTTGGAAGTccctgcaaaataaaataggtttaAATTAAATCAAATAAAATATACTATATAGTAATTACTAGTGGAAAAAATCTGCAAAAGGGATCATACAGGATAAGGCTCCGATTTCCAGTAAGAATGACGTCATTCCAGATTGTCGAGGGAACAGCACCATCTAGATGATTGTTTTCAACAGACCTGCAAAATGAAATTATCACGTTGATCAAAAAATACATAAAATTATATGCTTACTTGGAAGTATTATGTATTTCCATATGTGCAAATATTTTTATGCAAATAAATAAGTCTTACATGATATGACTTCATTTTTTAACGATAAAGggtaatatattaatatcaagaagttaTCAAGTATTATTATATGGTCACGTGGTATGAAATCATATCGTATGAAAAATAAAATAAGTATGATTTGTAAGATATATGTGAGTTGATCAAACTATTTTAGTCTGGGAATAATACAGAAGCAGATGCAAAGTTGTATTCAGTATTCTAATTTAAGAGAAAGCTGTCTGAAACAAAATTTACTAAGCTGAGTGTTACACTTACAAAATCTGAAGATTAGGAAGTCCTGAGAAGTTAAATGGGACCGTTCCATTAAGCATGTTCTGTGACAAATCACTGCCAGAAAGCAGAAATTAGTCAATGgctaaataaactagacaaacaaTATCAGAGGCACATACATTGTAGTGATGTTTGAAGCAAGCTTATTAGTCGGTATAGATCCTGTCAGCTTGTTCCAGCTAAGATCCCTGAAAATGCATGTGAATAATACTTTACAGTTTAGACACCTGTGGAGTTATTTCTTGAATTGAATGGACCGAAAAGGTGGTCACCCATTTTTACAGAAATTTTCAAATTCAGTAAATTTTTCAGCACAAATTACTAATCTCAAACACAAATCATCGTAATGAAAAGTACCAAGTGCCACGTTCAAAGTAGCAAGCACTGGCCATAACATCAAAAGATACTAATGGGAAAGTAAAACTGAGATGTACTTTCAGCAACACGTATACTCACAGATAGACAAGTTGAGAAATGCCACTCAGATCAGGAATGGTGCCCTGCAAGCTGCAGTTTCTAAGACTCCTGTTAACATAAGAAGTATTTTGGCATATTCAGTTCAACTGTATATTATGAAAATGGATATTGGCATGTTGAGAAATCATCATATGAAGGTACTTAACGTTGTATAGAATATGGGTACAGAAATAAACTTACAGCTTCAGTAATGTTGATATGTTGTTGTATGTATTAGGGATGGAACTTCCGCTGAAGTTATTGTTGTCAGCCTGACTGAACACAAACATATGAATATAAGTAACGGGTGTTTTTCTATGAGAAACTGTTTTCCTCAGCTTGGTAATGGGGTACATACAGTATTTTCAAAGCAGGTGCCCCCGCAAATTCGGGAGGAAGAGATCCGGACAGATTGTTATTATCAACAAGGCTGCAAAATTGCAAAATGTTAGTTATATTACGAAATAAAGACGATTCAATACTTTTTACTGAAACTTGCATAAGAAGAAAAATAGGGGAAGCAAATAGACTTCCACATACAGGTGAAGAAGCACTGGCAGTCTTGACAATTCAGATGGGATTTGTCCACTTAATGAATTGTTGTTCATGTGACTGAAATGAATCAAAAACTGATGTTAGGTTGGCAAAATGTACACAGTGATAGCAATTAGCAAACCATATAAAAAATGGAATGAACTATTCTTACATATGTTTCGCACTTCTTAGGTTGGCAAATGACTTCGGAATCGGGCCTACTATTTGGTTTTGGTCAACTTGTAACCTGTTTAAGTTTTGAAGGTTGCCAATCTCATCTGGTAAGGAACCAGACAGCTGATTGCCATTCAGTAGTCTGCAAAAAAAGTAAAATAACAATTAGCTTTGTCGGATAGGTAAAAGTAAGAAGTGCTGCTGGTATTCTTATATGAACACAACAAGGTTAACACATGATGGATGGTTCAAACGGGAGGTGAGAAGAAATAAAGGTAGTACTTCTATGCAAAAGTAACTTGCAGAAGAAGTATTTGACAGCAAAGGAACAGAAATACAGTAACGTTGACCACAGTAAGTTAGGTAAGATTGTTTGAGTTTCTATAAGTCCAGTAGATACTTGGGCAACTGTCCTTGTGTAAAAGGGAAAGCGTGAAAATGTGAACCAAGAGCAGTGATCAAGTGCTAAAGCACAAGAAATGAAAATGTGACAGATTTTGTACTTTGGAAGGTTCATTGATTTCTATGCCTTGAAAAGGGGAAGTCAAGTCAACAGATAGGACTTACATTAGTTTGAGTGTAGTGATGTTGCCTATCTCTTTTGGGATGCTTCCTGATAAATTGTTCCACATAAAGTCCCTTCAAGAAAAACAACAGTTAGGTAATGTACAATAGAATAGCTTGAGGATAAAAATAATAGCTACTATAATTCTATAAGCATGCCATAGACACAATAGACATCTGGATATAATAAAGTTTCAGAACATTATTGAGAATAAACTCTTCTCCCAGTAACCTCCCACCAAGTAGGAGAGCTTAAGCCTTTTTTTAATCAAATTTCTAATAAGTCACCATGAACTTATACATCTATTGAGAATACAGTGAAATGTATCCAGGCTTGATATTTAAGAAATGCGGAAGAACTTGAGGAATCAGCAACTTCACACATCAGAGTAGTACTTACAGTGTTTTCAGCTGAGATAGAAGACTGACCTCTGGCGCCAAAGTTCCAGACAGGTTCCTCTTAAACAGCTGTCTGCATTGAATAAAATATGCTATCAGGAACGGCACAGAAATATGCCTTACCAAATAAGCTCCAGCAGTGACGTGGACCTTCAAATCTGGATCTTATGCAGGAATAGTGTTCCAACTATTGTTGTATATTTGACCCCATTTTCTACAACTAGTATCTGGTAGGAAAAATTACCAATATCAAGGGAGATGCAGACTTGCAGAGTTACCACATACCAGTAAAGGAAATTGCTGTTTCATTTCTGAGTAAAATATTTACTGAGATACTTTTAGGGCATACATTTAGTTTTAAATGAACAGCTTATGGGTGTGTGGATAAAATATGCACTGAAAAGGTTACTATTTATGAACAATATTTTCTGTTGTTTATCACCAGTGGAGAGCTCAATTATGAAAATCGGACAAACAAAGCAGAGTATAAAGAAGAAACATATGCTTAGATACGTTGAAAAAAATTAGATAGTAGTATTCATACAATTCTGTTACATGAAGATGTGCATCACTGGTTTTGTGGCAGAAAACTCCTGTCCAGTTTGATGTGCATGGGTCTCCCCTGTTCCAGTTGTCAAGGTTATTCATAGGATCAAGTAAGCTTCCCTTGATAGCCCTGAGTGCATCGACTGCATTTTGTGAAATAAAACATTCAGTTTGCATGAAAAGGTTTTGCAAATTTGCAGGTAAGAAACACAAGATAGCATAGTGAAATAAAGTGCTATCTGCACTGAACATTACATATTTCTGTGGACAGACACTGCTTGCTAGCAAAAGAAGTTGATTTTTCTTGTTACAAGTTCCATAGCGAATTCGTTCATAGCACGATGGAAGCAGTGACATACAAGATTGTAAACTATGAAGTATGCACGCCAGCAagagattgattaccttctgaaggGTCAGTACTCTGCCCCAGTGCAACGTCCAAACAGGGGAGCAAGGCGACCAGGATAACCACAACACAGAGGTCACCTCCATAACTGGCCATGTTTCTCAGGGAATAATCAGCAGGAACTTCTCACATCCCCAAACGAAAAAACTCCCAAGCTGTGGATCCTAACCAAGAAAAACAAAGCAGTGATTAATTGTGGTTCATTGCAACCGAAACTGTCCTTGATGCCGATGGTACGACCAGAAAACATATAGTATTAGAACTGTTTGTCCTTGCATGATATTTTTAATGGAAAGGGAGCTGATGCTCGAATATTGATAATAGTCACATGCACCGTGCACCTACCACTCATTTGCCCAAGCAAGTAGGGCTCCTTTCAGAGCGATCAAATCaaaccttttttttttgaaaaaaaatactGATAAACAGACGAGCATGAATATCTTACGCGTCTGCCAGGACCACACGGTGATGAGGTCGACAGCAGCACTGATACTAACGCAGTCCTAATTTGCAGCCACGACATGTCAACTGAAAACAACACTAGGAGATGTGTGTGCAACAACAGGTAGTTGCACACACGACGCTGATGGCAAAGTGTCAACAAAACTACCATGACAGTGATGATGCAGCGGTTAATATGGAACCTAGACTTGAAAGAGTAAAATATTTTGCGACAGTTTTAGAACAAAGATTCCAAAGGCCAAAGGGGACAGTCGGAAATGTCGGAAGCCATCAAATCAGAACCATCCGGAACAAAGATTTATCAACAAAAGATGAGAGCATGATTGATGAGGCCCAGCAGAATCTAACTTGAccaagaacaggattatcagaGACGCGCCTAAACCGCACCAGCATGCAGTAAACAGGAAGGAAGAATTTCAGAGAGAACGGACGAACCTCGAAATCACGCACAGAATTCGTGCTCGCGAGAAGAAGCTACGAAAACTGGAGGGGAAGGGGGATGGAAAGCCTCGCACCGCCGGCGTCTCCCCGGAGACGGGATACCCTGTACTCCTTGCTTACTTCGCCGCCGACACACACGGGCACGGCGATTCTGGCCTAGCCTCCGGCAGTAATCCGGTCGCTGCGGCCGCGTAGCTGCGGGACCTGTGTCGTGCTGGTGGTAGCGAAGAGAGGAGGGTGGAGACAAAAGAGGGGACGAGGCGAGACTGGTTGATTGTAGGCGCCGTCGTGGCGCGCGTTATATTGGTCGGGGGATTTGGGAAGCTCGGCCTGGCTGCTGTCTGAGACTCTGAGTGTAGACCATAGCAGTAGTGCTGGAATTTCTTATGCGATTTGCATGCTGGCCCTTATAGAAACCTACTATTTCAATATCTACTTAGCCTGATCTAGCatcattgttttttttcttttactTTGTGGGGTTCAGGTACCGATCTAGATATCTTGAAACCAGTGTAAAAACATTCTTGAGGAAAACTGCCTTGAGTAGATTTATCAAAAATACATTCAGGTTTTTGAAACTGTCGCATGCTCAAGTAAATAAGCAAAGTTTCTAAAAGAGGGCGAGGAGAAGAGACACGCCAAAACCCTAGCTAGCGGGGGTTTTATATAGTTTCTCCCTCGTGCCTCTTTTCCTCTAGAACAATGACTAGTGGACGAGAGTATTCTTGCATTCTTTTTTTGATATTTCATTTTTTTGCATTTTTCTAGAGATTCtttgtaggaattttttgtttct
This Lolium perenne isolate Kyuss_39 chromosome 1, Kyuss_2.0, whole genome shotgun sequence DNA region includes the following protein-coding sequences:
- the LOC127318846 gene encoding probable LRR receptor-like serine/threonine-protein kinase At1g06840 isoform X2, with protein sequence MWNNLSGSIPKEIGNITTLKLILLNGNQLSGSLPDEIGNLQNLNRLQVDQNQIVGPIPKSFANLRSAKHIHMNNNSLSGQIPSELSRLPVLLHLLVDNNNLSGSLPPEFAGAPALKILQADNNNFSGSSIPNTYNNISTLLKLSLRNCSLQGTIPDLSGISQLVYLDLSWNKLTGSIPTNKLASNITTIDLSQNMLNGTVPFNFSGLPNLQILSVENNHLDGAVPSTIWNDVILTGNRSLILDFQNNSLKTIPAAFNPPQNVTVMLSGNPVCGNSSGTPIDNFCQPRSANQQTSKQIQGTSLNCSPCPTDKNYEYNPSSPIPCFCAVPLGVGLRLKSPGITDFYPYEGAFGADVTSLLELFVYQLHIEHYIWEVGPRLNMHLKLFPSNTSLFNMSEVVRLRHVLAGWEITLLDLFGPYELLNFTLGSYADEYPNAASSGVSKAAMGGILASTIVVAFALSTVATILIMRRRSRHRSRTVSRRSLSRFSVKIDGVRCFKFEEMARATNNFDILAQVGQGGYGKVYRGTLDDGEIVAIKRAHEDSLQGSKEFCTEIELLSRLHHRNLVSLVGYCDEEDEQMLVYEFMPNGTLRDHLSSKSKRSPGFGLRLHIALGASKGILYLHTDANPPIFHRDVKASNILLDSKFVAKVADFGLSRLAPVPDIEGTLAGHVSTVVKGTPGYLDPEYFLTHKLTDKSDVYSLGVVFLEMLTGMKPIEHGKNIVREVNKAYQSGDISEIVDSRMGLCPPDCINRFLLLATKCCQDETDDRPSMSEIVRELEAIMRMMPEVDFVLLETTGTDSADMTKSLSTASATGTSFVSQTSGSVNANSGVLSGVLTPR
- the LOC127318846 gene encoding probable LRR receptor-like serine/threonine-protein kinase At1g06840 isoform X3; protein product: MNNNSLSGQIPSELSRLPVLLHLLVDNNNLSGSLPPEFAGAPALKILQADNNNFSGSSIPNTYNNISTLLKLSLRNCSLQGTIPDLSGISQLVYLDLSWNKLTGSIPTNKLASNITTIDLSQNMLNGTVPFNFSGLPNLQILSVENNHLDGAVPSTIWNDVILTGNRSLILDFQNNSLKTIPAAFNPPQNVTVMLSGNPVCGNSSGTPIDNFCQPRSANQQTSKQIQGTSLNCSPCPTDKNYEYNPSSPIPCFCAVPLGVGLRLKSPGITDFYPYEGAFGADVTSLLELFVYQLHIEHYIWEVGPRLNMHLKLFPSNTSLFNMSEVVRLRHVLAGWEITLLDLFGPYELLNFTLGSYADEYPNAASSGVSKAAMGGILASTIVVAFALSTVATILIMRRRSRHRSRTVSRRSLSRFSVKIDGVRCFKFEEMARATNNFDILAQVGQGGYGKVYRGTLDDGEIVAIKRAHEDSLQGSKEFCTEIELLSRLHHRNLVSLVGYCDEEDEQMLVYEFMPNGTLRDHLSSKSKRSPGFGLRLHIALGASKGILYLHTDANPPIFHRDVKASNILLDSKFVAKVADFGLSRLAPVPDIEGTLAGHVSTVVKGTPGYLDPEYFLTHKLTDKSDVYSLGVVFLEMLTGMKPIEHGKNIVREVNKAYQSGDISEIVDSRMGLCPPDCINRFLLLATKCCQDETDDRPSMSEIVRELEAIMRMMPEVDFVLLETTGTDSADMTKSLSTASATGTSFVSQTSGSVNANSGVLSGVLTPR
- the LOC127318846 gene encoding probable LRR receptor-like serine/threonine-protein kinase At1g06840 isoform X1, which encodes MASYGGDLCVVVILVALLPCLDVALGQSTDPSEVDALRAIKGSLLDPMNNLDNWNRGDPCTSNWTGVFCHKTSDAHLHVTELQLFKRNLSGTLAPEVSLLSQLKTLDFMWNNLSGSIPKEIGNITTLKLILLNGNQLSGSLPDEIGNLQNLNRLQVDQNQIVGPIPKSFANLRSAKHIHMNNNSLSGQIPSELSRLPVLLHLLVDNNNLSGSLPPEFAGAPALKILQADNNNFSGSSIPNTYNNISTLLKLSLRNCSLQGTIPDLSGISQLVYLDLSWNKLTGSIPTNKLASNITTIDLSQNMLNGTVPFNFSGLPNLQILSVENNHLDGAVPSTIWNDVILTGNRSLILDFQNNSLKTIPAAFNPPQNVTVMLSGNPVCGNSSGTPIDNFCQPRSANQQTSKQIQGTSLNCSPCPTDKNYEYNPSSPIPCFCAVPLGVGLRLKSPGITDFYPYEGAFGADVTSLLELFVYQLHIEHYIWEVGPRLNMHLKLFPSNTSLFNMSEVVRLRHVLAGWEITLLDLFGPYELLNFTLGSYADEYPNAASSGVSKAAMGGILASTIVVAFALSTVATILIMRRRSRHRSRTVSRRSLSRFSVKIDGVRCFKFEEMARATNNFDILAQVGQGGYGKVYRGTLDDGEIVAIKRAHEDSLQGSKEFCTEIELLSRLHHRNLVSLVGYCDEEDEQMLVYEFMPNGTLRDHLSSKSKRSPGFGLRLHIALGASKGILYLHTDANPPIFHRDVKASNILLDSKFVAKVADFGLSRLAPVPDIEGTLAGHVSTVVKGTPGYLDPEYFLTHKLTDKSDVYSLGVVFLEMLTGMKPIEHGKNIVREVNKAYQSGDISEIVDSRMGLCPPDCINRFLLLATKCCQDETDDRPSMSEIVRELEAIMRMMPEVDFVLLETTGTDSADMTKSLSTASATGTSFVSQTSGSVNANSGVLSGVLTPR